The DNA region CGCCGGCCGGGCTGTGGGCGTGCGCGGCGTCGCCGGCCAGGAAGACCGGGCCGTGCCGGAACCGGGCGGCCACCTTGGTGTGCACCCGGAACCGGCTGGTCCACCAGGTCTCCTCGATGGTCCAGCGGCCCCGGCCGCGGGCGTCCAGGAGCTGCTGGAGCTCGGCGTCGTCCGGCGGGCCGGTCCGGTTGCCCGGGGGCAGGTCGAAGAAGACCCGGTGGCCGCCCTCGGGCAGCGCGACCAGGACGAGCACGCCGTCCGGGCTGAGGTGGTACTGCGCCTCGGTGGGCGGCAGGTCGCCCTTGACCCGGCCGTCGCCGAGCACGAACTCCCGGTCGTAGCTGTTGCCTTCGAACGGGATGCCGAGCGCCTCGCGGACCGTGCTGCGGACCCCGTCGGCGCCGATCACCCACGGGACGGCGACGGTCTCGACCGCGCCGCCGGCCGTCTCCATCCGGACCACGGCCCGGTCGCCGGCCGTCTCCACCGAGGTGATCCGGGTGGCCCACTCGACCCGGCCGCCGAGGTCGAGCAGCCGCTCGTAGAGCAGTTCCTCGGTGACGGGCTGCGGGACGCACAGCGGCCCGGGGAAGCGGGTGTCCGTCAGGGTGCCGAACGAGACGCCGGCCAGCCGGCGCCCGTTGGACCAGTAGGAGGCGCCGCTGAGCGGCAGGGCCCGCTCGGCGACCGGCTCGGCCACGCCGAGCCGGTGCAGCGCCTCCAGCGCGCCGCTCCACATCACCAGGGCCTTGGGCTCGGCGGTGAAGCACTCCCGGCGGTCCACCAGGCGGACCGGAACGCCGTGCTGGAGCAGTGTGCAGGCCGCGGTGAGGCCGGTGGGGCCGGCGCCCACGACGAGGACCTGCGGCGGTGCCGTCATCGGAGCGTCCCTCCCGCCGGTCGGCCGA from Kitasatospora sp. NBC_00458 includes:
- a CDS encoding FAD-dependent monooxygenase — protein: MTAPPQVLVVGAGPTGLTAACTLLQHGVPVRLVDRRECFTAEPKALVMWSGALEALHRLGVAEPVAERALPLSGASYWSNGRRLAGVSFGTLTDTRFPGPLCVPQPVTEELLYERLLDLGGRVEWATRITSVETAGDRAVVRMETAGGAVETVAVPWVIGADGVRSTVREALGIPFEGNSYDREFVLGDGRVKGDLPPTEAQYHLSPDGVLVLVALPEGGHRVFFDLPPGNRTGPPDDAELQQLLDARGRGRWTIEETWWTSRFRVHTKVAARFRHGPVFLAGDAAHAHSPAGGQGLNTGVQDGFDLGWKLAAVLRGAAPELLDSYDPERRPTSAKAVRNSERQTKLWLLKPRPARALRDLLLGTLSRSGALERRIVPELAQLDLDLTASPAVTRTPAPGGPTPGRRLGDTPLDPIGGATATTLHRYLATGRHAVLVAGSGPGAATAAEEAATELTRRGVRDLADVLLLLPPDGPAPVPAGPAAYDLAAGRLPGAGRPGAAGLACYLRPDGVVGRVVALDRPGRVGELLSALPTGQRSATPAP